The Treponema primitia ZAS-1 genome includes a region encoding these proteins:
- the glp gene encoding gephyrin-like molybdotransferase Glp, with amino-acid sequence MERIDLEAALELLLARTIPIEEILRLPLIKARGLVTGKTILAPLDNPPFDRAPLDGFAFRSEDTAGASEANPARLHIAGVVYAGSVHDAPLLPGEALRIMTGAPMPAGSDAMLPKEDVSEKEKAVLVFRPVKKHENYIFRGEDIRKGQLLIREGEGLDFIRLGLLAGLGLAEVPVFRPPEIGILCTGDELVPPGAPLPPGKIYNNNGILLSTRLEELGFHPRLLPVAADEPETAAAEIRAHMEDLDLLISTGGVSVGDRDIMRDVFTLLGAEQLFWRMTFKPGSAILCGVYRKKLLICLSGNPFAAMANLELLVRPVLAKLAQRPDLETRRLRARLISPFPKQSGTRRFIRARLEPKRGDEEFPLISLPEGHSSGHMLSLLSCNCFVDIPAGSAALPAGSVVNVVLFGSTELL; translated from the coding sequence ATGGAACGAATAGACTTGGAAGCCGCTCTGGAACTGCTCCTCGCCAGGACCATCCCTATAGAGGAGATACTCCGCCTCCCCCTGATTAAAGCCCGAGGACTTGTTACGGGTAAAACCATCCTCGCCCCCCTGGATAACCCTCCCTTTGACCGCGCCCCCCTGGACGGCTTTGCCTTCCGCAGCGAGGATACCGCAGGCGCCTCGGAAGCGAATCCGGCGAGGCTGCATATAGCCGGGGTGGTATACGCCGGTTCTGTCCACGATGCTCCACTGCTGCCGGGAGAAGCGCTGAGGATTATGACCGGGGCGCCCATGCCCGCCGGCTCGGACGCCATGCTTCCAAAGGAAGACGTTTCGGAAAAGGAGAAGGCGGTTTTGGTTTTCCGCCCGGTTAAAAAACACGAGAACTATATTTTCCGGGGAGAGGATATCCGGAAGGGACAGCTGCTTATCCGGGAAGGCGAAGGGCTTGACTTTATTCGCCTGGGACTCCTTGCGGGCTTGGGACTTGCTGAGGTCCCGGTATTCCGCCCACCTGAAATAGGAATACTGTGTACCGGAGATGAGCTCGTCCCCCCGGGCGCTCCGCTGCCGCCGGGGAAAATATACAACAATAACGGCATCCTCCTTTCCACCCGGCTTGAAGAACTGGGCTTCCATCCGAGACTTCTGCCCGTCGCAGCGGATGAACCGGAGACGGCGGCGGCGGAGATACGCGCCCATATGGAAGACCTGGATCTCCTTATCAGTACCGGAGGGGTGAGCGTGGGGGACAGGGACATCATGCGGGATGTGTTTACCCTGCTGGGGGCGGAACAGCTCTTCTGGCGCATGACCTTCAAGCCCGGCAGCGCCATACTCTGCGGGGTGTACCGGAAAAAACTGCTGATCTGCCTGTCGGGAAATCCCTTTGCCGCCATGGCCAACCTGGAACTCCTGGTACGGCCGGTTCTGGCAAAACTGGCCCAGCGGCCGGATCTGGAAACCCGGCGGCTGAGGGCCCGGCTGATCTCCCCCTTCCCCAAACAAAGCGGTACGCGCCGTTTTATCCGGGCCCGGCTTGAACCGAAGCGCGGCGATGAAGAGTTCCCCTTGATAAGCCTGCCGGAGGGCCACTCTTCCGGTCATATGCTTTCACTGCTAAGCTGTAACTGTTTTGTGGATATACCCGCCGGAAGCGCCGCGCTGCCCGCAGGAAGTGTCGTTAACGTAGTGTTATTCGGCAGCACAGAATTGCTATGA
- a CDS encoding winged helix-turn-helix domain-containing protein, which produces MFENIKPTIKISLINQTGKGEPFCGPGMIMLLLEIRRSGNVREACENMGMSYTKGWKLLARIEAWIGFPVVVRQQGGKGGGEAHLTGEGAAFLEKHLAFLQECETTVGEIFSRYYPVKTL; this is translated from the coding sequence ATGTTTGAAAACATAAAGCCGACAATAAAAATTTCACTGATAAACCAGACCGGAAAGGGAGAACCATTCTGCGGCCCCGGGATGATAATGCTTCTTTTGGAAATCCGGCGGAGCGGGAATGTCCGCGAGGCCTGTGAAAACATGGGCATGTCCTACACCAAGGGATGGAAACTGCTGGCCCGCATAGAGGCATGGATCGGGTTTCCCGTCGTGGTCCGCCAACAGGGCGGCAAAGGCGGCGGAGAGGCGCACCTCACCGGGGAAGGCGCCGCCTTTCTGGAAAAGCACCTCGCCTTTTTACAGGAGTGTGAGACTACGGTAGGGGAAATATTCAGCCGGTATTACCCGGTAAAAACGTTATAA